The genome window CTGGACTGCATGGAATGCGGTAGTTGTGTTTATCAATGCCCCGCGAAGCGTAACATCGTCCAATATATAAGGTATGCCAAAGCGCAAAATGCAATCCAGGCACAAAAAGAAAAAGCAAAGGTGGCTGTATAGAATGGTAAATGAAGAGAGTCTAAAAATGAATCTTCTCACTGTCTCGCCGTCACCACATATAACCTCAAATGAATCCATACCTAAAATTATGTGGTCGGTGAGCGCGGCATTGGCGCCGGCAGTAATTTTCGCCGCCTGGTACTTCGGTATGCCAGCCATAATTACAATGCTGGTGGGAGTTGTTTCAGCGGTCGCAACCGAATATGTGGTGCAGACAATAAGAAAAAAAGAAATCACCGTAAATGATGGCAGCGCATTTTTAACAGGACTTTTACTAGCTATGTGTCTTCCTCCCAATCTTCCCTGGTATATGACCGCGTCAGGGTCGTTCCTGGCGATTGCTGTCGCCAAGCACTCCTTGGGAGGCCTCGGGTACAACATATTCAACCCGGCGCACATCGGCCGCGCCGCGTTAATGGTTTCATGGCCTATTGCCATGACCACATGGACAAAGATGACAACCCAGATTGATGTGGTTTCCAGCGCCACCCCGCTGAACATTTTAAAGCAGCAGGGATACGCCAAGTTAATTGAAACATTCGGCGACGCGCCTAATATGTACAAAGCAATGTTGATAGGAACGCGCAACGGCAGTATCGGCGAAACGTCCGCGATTCTGCTGATACTTGGAGGTCTTTTCCTGATTTATAAAGGTTATGTGAAATGGGAAGTCCCTGTTGTAATGATCGGCACCGTGGGAATATTAACCTGGGTGTTCGGTCCGTCCGGATTATTTACCGGAGACGCGATATTCCACATGTTGGCCGGGGGATTGATGATCGGCGCATTCTTTATGGCAACCGACATGGTTACCATTCCAATTACCCGCAAGGGACAAATTATTTTTGCCCTGGGCGCCGGCCTGCTAACCGTCCTTATTCGCTTAAAAGGCGGTTATCCCGAAGGCGTATGCTATTCCATTCTTTTAATGAACTGTGTAACGCCTTTGATTGACCGCTATGTAAAACCAAAAAAATTCGGAGCGAGGAGGTAGTTAAATGTCTGCCGGGCATGATGAAGGAAACAACAGCATTTTAAAAATCGCGTTAAACCTGGCCATGGCCTGCTTTGTTTCAGGGTTGATTATAGCCGGTATTTATTTTATAACAGCCGACGCGGCGGCGCAAAAGGCTGTGGAATTAAAAAATTCCGCGATGAAAGCCCTGGTCCAGGACGCAAATAAATTTGAACCGATAGAAGGCCGTGAAGGCTGGTTTAAAGCGGAAAAAGACGGAAAAACCATTGCGTATGTAGTAACGTCGGAAAGCAAAGGTTTCGGCGGAGCCATAAAAATGCTGGTCGCCGTAACTAGCGACGGAAAAGTGCTCAATTACGACATCACTGGTCACAACGAAACCCCCGGCCTTGGCGACAAGGCAAATCTGGAACCATTCAAGAGTCAGTTTAGAGGTAAGAAGGCTGAACAATTAACGGTAGTGAAAGATCCCGCCAACAAAGAGAATATTCAAGCCATGACAGGCGCTACAATTTCTTCCAGAGCCGTAACCAACGGTGTTAAAAAAGCGGTAGAAGAAGTTGTAGAGTTTACGGGGGGGAAATAATATGACAGAATTATGGAATATATATAAAAAAGGATTGGTTTTGGAAAACCCGATTTTCGTCCTGGCGCTAAGCCTATGCCCTGCGCTGGCGGTTACCAGCTCCGTTCTAAATGCTCTAACCATGGGCTTGACGGTCCTTTTTGTGATAACTTGCAATAATGTTTCCGTTTCCATAATCAGGAACCTTGTCAACCCCAAAGTGCGTGTTCCGGTGTATATTGTTTCTATTGCCACTATAGTTACCGTGGTGCAGTTGTTATTGCAGGCGTATTTCCCGCTCCTTTACAAAGCTTTGGGCATATACCTGGCGCTGGTCGTGGTTTTCGCCATCATTCTGGCAAGAGCCGAGGTTTTTGCCTCCAAGAACGGTGTCGTACGTTCGTTCTTTGACGGTTTGGGAATGGGGTCCGGCTTCTGCATCGCCATGGTGATAATCGGGTCTATCCGTGAAATCATAGGGGCCGGTACGTTTTTAGGTATTCAGGTCATGCCTGCTTCATACAACGCTCCGCTTATGCTAATCCTGCCCGCAGGCGCATTTATATTAATTGGTTATTTGGTTGCGTTATGTAAAATGTGGGTCCAGCATATTGAAAAACAACAATCCAAGGCTTAGGGAGGGAGAGCATTGTGGAATATTTAACACTATTTATTAGTGCGGTAATTGTAAATAACTTTGTTTTGACAAGATTTTTAGGCTTGTGTATCTTCTTTGGAGTTTCCAAGAACTTTAGCGCGTCTTTAGGTATGGGCATGGCGGTTACGTCGGTTATTACGCTGAGTTCAACGCTGGCCTGGCTGGTTTACACCTTTGTTTTGGTGCCGTTTAAGTTACAATTCCTGACAACAGTTGTTTTCGTCCTGCTTATCGCCTCCTTTGTGCAGTTATTAGAGATGATTATCAAGAAGCATGTGCCGACTCTATACAACATGTGGGGGGTTTACCTTCTGTTAATCGCGACTAACTGTATAGTGCTCAGCGTGCCCCTCTTAAATGTTGAGTCCAGCTTCTCATTAGGTAAAAGTATTGTACACGCTATCGGATCCGGTGTGGGGTTCGGCGTGGCTATCGTTCTGATGGCAAGTTTAAGGGAAAAGCTGAGACTGGCCGACGTGCCGAAGGCGCTGGAAGGGTTAGGAGTCGCTTTTATCCTGGCTGGTATGCTGGCGCTGTCCTTCCTTGGTTTTTCCGGCATGATAGCTCTTTAAGAGCTGGAAAGGAGATGTGAGTAAATGCAAATCGCCCTAATGGTTTTGATAGTTATGCTGCTCACGGGAGTAGTATTTGGCTTTGTTCTCGCGTTTGCGAATAAAAAGTTTTCTATAGAAGTAAACCCGTTAATCCATATAGTTGAGGAGGCATTGCCCAAGGGTCAGTGCGGCGCCTGTGGTTTTGCCGGATGTATGGCCTATGCGGAAGCCGTGGTATTGAATCCGGATGTGCCTCCAAACATGTGTGTTCCCGGTAAGGCGCCTGTCGCAAAAATTGTAGGTGAGTTGACCGGCAAGGCCGCTCCCGCGGTAGATCCCAGAATTGCTCATGTCAGGTGCTCCGGTTCCCCCGGAGTAGCGGTCATAAAGTACCAGTATAAGGGTGTTGAGGATTGCGCGGCGGCTAATTTGCTGCAGGGCGGTCAGAAAAGCTGCCAATACGGCTGTCTCGGGTTTGGGACATGCGTGAAGAATTGTCCTTTCGGCGCGATGACGATGCTGCCCAGCGGCCTTCCCCATGTTGATCCGGAAAAGTGCACTGGTTGCGGCAAGTGTGAATCTGTATGTCCCAAGGGTGTTATCGAAATGCTGTTGGTCGGCGCGAAAGTCGGCGTTAATTGCAACTCAAAAGACAAGGGCGCTGTCGCGAAGAAAAACTGCGCCGCCGCCTGCATTGGCTGCGGCCTATGCAAGAAGAACTGCGAGCATGACGCAATCAAGCTGGCGAACAACTTGGCAACGGTTGATTATAAAATATGCATGGAAAAATGCGACAATCCTACATGCCTTGCTAAATGTCCCACAAAAGCGATCGAAGCTGTCGTAAAAGATTCTGTTGCGCAAAAAGTTGCAGTTTAACGTTATAGGAAAGGGGACACACCTCTCTTAAAAGCCTGACTTTGGGTCGGAGGAATGTCCCCAAAATATCAACTAATTATACGATATTGTCCAAATTTATTTCGAGTAGGTGTAGTTTGCATTTACTAAGGTTGATTAACTTAAAAATGCGGACTACACCATCTTGTATTGAACGGCATATAAAAAAGCTGCTCCGGGCATAATAATTCAGCCTTTCCTTTCGACAATCGCAATGAACTTATTATTTCCTACCATTGCTAAGACTTCCCCGGCTCCGCATTTATTAGGTTTTACTTTAATAAAAAAGAAGCTTCCGTGTAGCGGCAATAACCGGGGTGTTGGAAGGGGCTATAATTTTGGGGCATAAATAAGCGGCGAGTTTGTTCTTGGTGAGGTGTAAAAATAATTGAAGCGTTGGCGTCTGGTTATAAGTTTATTATTTGTTATTTTTGCCTGTTCGGGTTGTGGGCTAAAGTCTGCGCAACTTAAGGAATTTACTGATGAAAAATTTATTATGGATACGTTGATCCAGGTAACTCTATACAGTGATGATGAACAGAGAGGAAAGGAAGCTCTGGATAAAACGTTTGCCGAATTTGAGAAGATTAATAATTTAACTGATAGATTTCCAAAAGAAGGGAAAAATGCTTCCGCGTCCAGCGACGTGATCAAGATCAACGAAAATGCCGGAATTAAGCCTGTTCAGGTTAGCGCCGATACCCTTAACATTGTTCAACGCTCGCTTTATTACGCGCAGTTGTCCGGCGGTTCTTTTGATATTACAGTTGGACCAATTATGGACCTGTGGGGTTTTGGAAAAAACGTGCAGCGCGTTCCCTCTGATGAGCAGATTAAAAAGGCGCTGAGCCTGGTGGACTACAGGAAAGTCATGGTTGATCCGAATAATGGGACGGTTTATTTGCAAAAGCCGGGCATGAGTTTGGATTTTGGCGGTGTCGCCAAGGGTTATGCCACAGAAGAGGCTGCTAAGATTCTCAGGGAATCAGGCATAGAGCATGCCATAATCAATGCCGGGGGAAATGTGTACGCTTTGGGCACCCGGCCGGACGGCACACCGTGGCGTGTCGGTGTCCGGGACCCGCGCGACGAAGATGGGCTTATAGCTGTTTTATCAGTAAAAGACACATCAGTAGTAACATCAGGTGATTACGAGCGGTATTTCGAAGAAGGTGGCGTTCGTTACTCCCACCTGATAGATCCGTCCACCGGGAAACAGGCCCGGGATTTAATGCAAACCACAGTGGTTGCAGAATCATCTACTGACGCCGATATTATTAATAAACCGTTGTTTGTGCTGGGTCCTCAGCGCGGGATGAGTTTAGCCAAGAGCCTTCAAGGTATTGGAGCCATCTTTGTCGGCGCGGACAAGCAAGTGACTTTCACCGATAATTTAACAAACCAATTGGAATTCACTGGTAATGGCGGTTACCAAATTATCAATCAGCAATAGAATTAGAAATTATTGCCAGTTAATTAGACGTAATTGTGAAAAATGACTGCTTGGTGAGGTCTATGAAAAACCTTAATTATTACATTATGGCAGGTCTCCTGGCGCTGGCGCTGATTAGTTTCGGAGTGTCGCATCTGGTGCAGCGCCAGATGGCGGAGGGGGATTTGAGGCTGGAGATATACGCAAACGGCCAATTATACCAAAAAATAAGCTTGTCCGAAACAATCACTGAAGAAATTAAAGTGATAAATGCAGACGGGCATTATAACGTGGTTGAAATTGAAAAAGGAAGAGCCAGGATTAAAGAGGCCGACTGTCCCAATCAAGTATGTGTCAAAACGGGATGGGTCAGTCAACCCGGCCAAATAGCCGTGTGTGTGCCAAATAAGTTTAATATCGCTGTTAAGGGAAAATCCAATAAGGTGGACACCATCTCCTACTGAGTGTCAAAAGAAGTGAGGGTTGAATACGTATAATACAAGGCGTATTACATATATTTCTATATTTATTGCCATGGCCACCGTTTTAAACATAATCGAAAGAGCAATAGTTATTCCCGGCGCAAGTCCCGGTATTAAACTGGGCTTGGCCAATATCATGGCTTTATTGTCTATAATGATGCTGGGAAGCAAGGACGCTATAATAATTGTCGCCGTCAGATGTTTTCTGGGGGCTTTGGTGGGAGGCAACCCTGTAAGTTTTTTATTTAGTATCACAGGGGGCGTGCTCAGTATTTTGGTCATGGTTATAATGTGGAAATATTTAAATAAATATGTCAGTATTGTCAGTATAAGTATGGTTGGCGCCGTGTTTCATAACATAGGGCAGTTGTTTGTAGCCAGTGTGGTCGTGCATGATTTTTCCGTTTACATTATTTTGCCTATACTGATGATATCAGCTATAATAACTGGTTACATTGTTGGTGTTGTAACAAAGCAATTATACAAGTCCTTGGGTAGTATAAATACCAAGTAGTCAGTAGTCAGTATTCAGTAGTCAGAATAAAAGAATAAATGAATAAAAGAATAAATGAATTGTTTAACGTCCTTATATTCCCCGTGAATGCTGATTACTGACTTCTGTACGTCTGTATAATTAGCCATAAAATATTGTCTTAAATTATTCTGACTACTGACTCCTGAATTCTGAATACTTTGAGATAGGATGGCGAGGCAAGTGAAAAAGGAAGCGGAAGGCATCGTTATGGCGATAGACGGCAAAATAGCGAAGGTGCGAGCGAGCAGGCACAGTGATTGTGACAGCTGCGGGGCATGCCCCGGAGATAAGGCCACGGTCATGGATGTTTACAACCGGGCTGACGCCAAGGTGGGACAGAGGGTCGTTATAGAAATACCTGAAGCCAATATGTTAAAAGCAGCCTTTGTTGTTTACATGTTGCCTCTGTTAACAACCTTTATGGGTTACTTGATTGGTGTATGGATTTCACAAAAGTATGGATTTCCGGCGTTGTTGACGGAGGTTAGCGCAAGCGTCGCCGCTTTTGTTCTGACACTTTTATATATTAAATTTTTTGACAGGTCCATGACGAAAATAAAAATGATGCCGGTCATTACGGAGATTTTATCTGAGAAGTGACCACAATCCCCAGGCGAAATGACCTGGGGATTTCCCTCTAACTATTTCGGCTCGGGTTGTTTCTAACACCAAAGAATTAACCCTTCGCACGTTTTATTAATAGCCATTTTCCATCCTTTCTAGCGATTTTTTTTAACTGGCTGATTCCTTATAATTATATTTACAGTAGCCATACCCTGAATTTATTCGGCGCGGCGCGTATGATCATCAAATGCTATGATGCCGGAGAAGACTCCTGCGGTGATGGATGAAAAATAAATAATTAAAAGAAGGATAATTTTTTAAAAAGTATAATTATATATAAGTAGATAAATAAAGAAGAATGAAAAGGGGGGGCAGTTTAGCTTTGATTTTTGCAGGCGTACTTAAAGGAAAAGTGGCAATTGTCACCGGGGCTAGGATGGGTATCGGTGAAGCAATTGCAGTAGGTTTGGCTCAGGCGGGAGCTGATTTGATGCTGATAAGCCGCCGTATTAGCGAAGATGATGAAGTTGTTAAGAGCTGTAAGGCGGAAGGCGTCAAGGTGGAAGTCATGCAAGTTGACGTGTCGAATCGTGAGCAAGTAGATGCGATGGTTGCCCAGACAATTGAGAAGTTGGGCAAAGTGGATATCCTTTTCAATAACGCTGGGGTCAGCAAGCCTGGAATGCTCTGGAACATAACTGATGATCAGTGGGACATGGTAGTGGATATCAACCTTAAGGGAACATTTAACTGCATCGCCGCCGTGGCCAAGCCGATGATGGAACAAAAGAGCGGGGCGATTATTAATGTCACATCTTCAGCCGGTCTGCTGGGCACAATCGGACAAGTTAACTATACGGCAGCGAAGGGTGGAGTTTTGGCTTTGACGAAGTCATGCGCCAAGGAACTCGCGCCTTATCAAATTACTGTCAATAATATTGCTCCGATGGCTGAAACAGACATGACCAGAAAGATTATGACGGACCCCAAAATAGCCCCGACCTATCTGGCGCGCATTCCGATGAAACGTTTTTGCAAACCTGATGAAATTGTGCCATGTATTGTTTTTCTGGCTTCGGACGGCGCACGCTATATCACCGGGCAAACGATTTGTATTGACGGTGGTATGGTCATGCCTTCATAATATAACTGACTGGATGTTTATTACAGACGGTTAGGAACTTTTTATCGGGAGGGTAAAATATGCCAAAAGATGTAGCTGTAATCGGTGTCGGCCAAAGCGCTTTCGTGCGCGGCTACCAGGGCTCAATTAGAGAACTGGCTTTTGAAGCCTTCAGAGAGGCCATGCAGGATGCAGCAATCACTGTTAAGGATGTCGGGGCGTCAGTGGTTTGCTCCGCGCCTGAGTATGACAAGCAGCGCACTCCGTCGGGGTTGATTGCCGAGTATCTCGGACTTAACCCGCAGCCCACATTTATTGTGGAGAATGTTTGCTCGTCAAGCACGTCCGGCATAAGAGTGGCTTATGGCCTAATCAAGTCCGGACTGCACGATGTGGTGGTTGTTCTGGGATTCCAAAAAATGTCCGAGATCACTTCCGCCGATTCCCAGGAGCGGATGGGACGCGGCGCGGACATTATGTTTGAGTCGCCGTTCGGCACCTTGATGCCCGCGTATTACGCCATGCATGCCAGGGGGCACTTCGCCAAATACGGCACCACTGAAGAGGATCTGGCGCTAATCAGGGTTAAGGCGGCTAGTTACGGCGTGCTTAATGAGAAGGCGGTCTACCGTAAAGCGGTAACCCTGGAGCAGGCGATGGAAGCCGGCCCGGTTTGCAGCCCGCTTAAAGTTTTTGACTGCTGCGCAAACGCGGACGGCGCGTCCTGTGTTATTATGGCCAGCGCGGACAAGGCTAAGGAAATTTGCAAAGAGCCTGTATATATTCTGGGATTGGGAGCGGCGACCGCGCCGATGAACGTTACCGGCCGGACTACTTTCGCCGGTCTTGATTGCGCCAGGCTGGCCGCCAAGGAAGCTTATGAAATGGCCGGCGTAGGCCCTCAGGATATTGATGTGGCCGAAGTTCACGACTGCTTTACAATCGCTGAGATGATGGCTTATGAGATGCTAGGTTTTGCCGAACCCGGCAAAGGGCCGGAACTCATCCGTAATCGCGAGACCTACAAAGAAGGTAAAATACCTGTTAACGTTGACGGCGGCTTGTTGTCGAAAGGTCACCCGATCGGCGCGACCGGCGGTTCGCAGGTGCGCACCATAGTGCTTCAACTGCGCAACAAAGCAGGCGCGATTCAAGTGCCTGGCGCTGAAATAGGCTTGGTTCACAATATTGGCGGCGTTGGTATTTATGGAAACGTCATTATTTTCGGGAGGTAAAGATAATGGGATTTGAGCGGTTCGGAAGTAAAAGTTTCACGTCTCAGGCCAAGGTAGCGGAATTTGTTGACTACTTGGACAAGGGCGAAGTGGCATATACAAAGTGCCGGACCTGTTCCCAGGCCTATTTCCCCCCGCGGGCAGACTGCGCTAATTGCCTGGGCAACGACATGGAGTGGAAAGCAATCGAGGGTAACGGCACAATAGCGACCTTTACTCATACGATGTATGCTCCCACCGGCTTTGAGGCCGAAGCCCCCTATACTATTGTAGTGGCGGAGTTCGGCGACGTTAAGGTTTTAGGACGGATGAGCAAGAGCGTGCCTGTTGAATCGTTATCAGTAGGCATGTCTGTTAAAGTAGAGGTTGTCAAGTTGCCTGACGGACAAGTTACCTACGAGTTTCTGCCGGCTTAGAGGATAAATCCGACCTGAATGAGGGTATGATAGTATTTGAATCGGCCTAGGCTGGTAGAGGAATATTCTCACAGATTAAGGGGGTGGTTTTTAAAACAAGTTACTGCCACCTTTGATAAGCGGTTTACTAGTTGTGAGTTTATATTGTGATAACTTGCTTATTATTTATTAAAAAATAGGAGGATGAATATGGATATTTATAAGTGGCCCCGCGAGGAAGGCATTAAGAACCACGATCTTTTCGGCGACGAGCATTTTGGCACAATGGATCAGGCCCCGTGTGTAGTATATGACAAGAGGCCGGTTGTGGATCCGAAAGGCAACGAAGTTAAGGGCCTGTACACCATTTGGTTAACCCTTAACAACCCCAAACAGTTCAACTCGTACACCACCGAGATGGTGAAAGGCGTTATCGCCGGCTTGCACCGCGCTTCGATGGACCGTGAGGTAGTGGCCGTTATCTTTACCGCTGTCGGCGACAAGGCGTTCTGCACCGGCGGCAACACTGTTGAATACGCCCACTATTACAGCATGAAGCCGCACGAATACGCCCTCTACATGGACCTCTTCAATGCCATGGTTGACGCTCTCTATATGTGCAAGAAGCCGGTTATCTGCCGGGCGAACGGAATGCGCGTAGCCGGCGGCCAAGAAATCGGCATGGCCACCGACATCACCATTTCTTCCGACATGGCCATTTACGGCCAGGCTGGCCCCCGCCACGGTTCTGCTCCGGCCGGCGGCTCCACCGACTATATCATGTGGTATCTGGGCGCTGAAAAAGGTATGTGGAACTGCATTTCCTGCGAAATGTGGAGCGCCTATAAAATGGAAAACAACGGCATGATCACCAAAGCCCTGCCGATTCTCAAAAAAGACGGCAAGTTCATCAGAAACCCACAGGTTATTACAGACAAGTACATTGAAGACGGCGCTGTCGTATACGGCGAATTCAAGACCGGCGCCGAGGCGAAGGAAGCCAAAGCCCTTATCGCAGAATGTGAAACCGACTTCTCACTGGTCGACGCCGAAATCAACAAGCTGGTCTGGACCTTCACCAACCTTATGCCGCAATGCTTGATGTTCTCCATCGACGGCATCCGCCAGAAGAAAAAATATTTCTGGGATATGTCCAAGCTGCCTAACAGACACTGGCTGGCTGCAAACATGAACGGTGAAGCTTATCTCGGCTTCAACGCTTTCAGCAACAAGAAGCTCACCGGCGGCGTAGACGTTTGCGACTTCATCGAATACCGCCGGATGTGCGCGGAAGGCAAGCCGTTTACTCAAGAACTGCTTGATGCCGTATTGCCGAAGCGTGTTTAATAGCAGATTGATATCTTAAACCGAAATCTGAAGAAGTTTATTAAAACTGAAGCGAAGGGGTGGCTAACGCCCCTTCGCTTGTAACGGGAAGGAGGTTTACTCTTGAGCTACGAATTTGTAAAGGTGAAAAACGAGGGCGGTATTGTAAATATCACCCTGGACAAAGCTCCGCTGAATGTCCTCAATATCGCCATGATGGAAGAGTTAATCCTCGCCTTTAAATGGGCGCAGCAGGAAGAAGGGCAAATAATCCTTCTGGACGCGGCCGGCAAGGCCTTTTCAGCGGGAGTGGATGTGGGCGACCATACGCCGGACAAGGTTGACGCGATGATCGACGTTTTCGACCGGCTGCTGCTGACCATGTACGAGATGGAAAAACCGATTGTCTGCGCGGTGAACGGGGCGGCCCTCGGCGGCGGCTGCGAACTGGTGATTTTCAGTGACGTGGTTGTCGCCTCCGAAAAAGCGAAGCTCGGCCAGCCGGAAATAGCGGTTGGAGTGTTCCCGCCTATCGCCTGTTACGTAATGCCGCATATTTTGTCCTGGCCCAGGGCTTTGGAACTGCTGTTAAGCGGTGAAGTGATCGGAGCGGCGAGAGCTGAGTATATTGGGCTGGTTAACGCGGTGCTGCCGGCGGAAAACTTCGCCGAAGGGGTACAAGAGTATATCAAGAAATTCCTTGCCAACAGCGGATTTGTGCTGGCAAAAACCAAAAAAGCGGCGCGCGCCGGCTTGAACAAAGGATTTGCTGAAGGCTTGAAAGAAATTGACAGAATATACTTGAAAGAATTGATGCCTTCACACGACGCCAAAGAAGGCTTGACTGCTTTTATGGAGAAACGCAAGCCGGTTTGGACGGGGAAATAAAGAACCGTTAGTTATTTAAATAAAAAGGGGGTAAACGATAATGGATGTACCGACCAAGATTAATACTTGGCAAATGGTTGAGCCCGGTAAGCTGGAAAAAACAACTATCGATGTGCCGGAACTTAAGCCCGGTGAAGCTCTGGTTAAGATCGCCGGTTGCGGTGTTTGCCACACTGACGTCGGCTACTTTTATGATGGTGTTCCGACAGTGACCAAGCCGCCCCTAACGCTCGGCCACGAGATTGCCGGAACTGTTGTTGCCGGTGAGGCAAGTTTAATCGGCAAAGAAGTTATCGTGCCGGCTGTTATGCCTTGCGAAAACTGCGCCATTTGCGCTGCCGGCCACGGCAACCGCTGCCTGAAGCAGGCGATGCCCGGCAACAGCCTGGGGATTTACGGCGGCTTTTCGGATTATATTCCGGTTCCCGCCGGTGACCTGTGCGTAGTTGAAGACAAGAAAGACTTTTCTTTAGAAACGCTGTCTGTTGTTGCCGACGCGATTACCTCCCCGTATCAGGCTGCCATGAAGGCCGGCGTTAAAGAAGGAGACGTTGCGATCGTTATTGGCGGCACCGGTGGAATCGGCGTGTACATGACTCAGATCGTCGCGGCGTTGGGCGCCAAAGAAGTTATCGTAATTGCCAGAAATAAAGAAAAACTAGAGCGCGCTCTTAGTTTCGGGGCGACATACACGATCAGCACCCTGGACAAAGACGCTAAAGCGATTTCCGGTGATTTCAGGGCTTATTCAAAAGAAAAGAAATTGCCTAACTGGGGGCTGAAAATTTTTGAGTGCACCGGAACGAAAGCCGGCCAGGAAATCGCGCTGGGATTGCTTACATTCCTCAGCAAATTGATGATCGTCGGTTTTGGCATGGTCAAGA of Pelotomaculum isophthalicicum JI contains these proteins:
- a CDS encoding Zn-ribbon domain-containing OB-fold protein, with the protein product MGFERFGSKSFTSQAKVAEFVDYLDKGEVAYTKCRTCSQAYFPPRADCANCLGNDMEWKAIEGNGTIATFTHTMYAPTGFEAEAPYTIVVAEFGDVKVLGRMSKSVPVESLSVGMSVKVEVVKLPDGQVTYEFLPA
- a CDS encoding enoyl-CoA hydratase/isomerase family protein; the protein is MSYEFVKVKNEGGIVNITLDKAPLNVLNIAMMEELILAFKWAQQEEGQIILLDAAGKAFSAGVDVGDHTPDKVDAMIDVFDRLLLTMYEMEKPIVCAVNGAALGGGCELVIFSDVVVASEKAKLGQPEIAVGVFPPIACYVMPHILSWPRALELLLSGEVIGAARAEYIGLVNAVLPAENFAEGVQEYIKKFLANSGFVLAKTKKAARAGLNKGFAEGLKEIDRIYLKELMPSHDAKEGLTAFMEKRKPVWTGK
- the oah gene encoding 6-oxocyclohex-1-ene-1-carbonyl-CoA hydratase, producing MDIYKWPREEGIKNHDLFGDEHFGTMDQAPCVVYDKRPVVDPKGNEVKGLYTIWLTLNNPKQFNSYTTEMVKGVIAGLHRASMDREVVAVIFTAVGDKAFCTGGNTVEYAHYYSMKPHEYALYMDLFNAMVDALYMCKKPVICRANGMRVAGGQEIGMATDITISSDMAIYGQAGPRHGSAPAGGSTDYIMWYLGAEKGMWNCISCEMWSAYKMENNGMITKALPILKKDGKFIRNPQVITDKYIEDGAVVYGEFKTGAEAKEAKALIAECETDFSLVDAEINKLVWTFTNLMPQCLMFSIDGIRQKKKYFWDMSKLPNRHWLAANMNGEAYLGFNAFSNKKLTGGVDVCDFIEYRRMCAEGKPFTQELLDAVLPKRV
- the had gene encoding 6-hydroxycyclohex-1-ene-1-carbonyl-CoA dehydrogenase produces the protein MDVPTKINTWQMVEPGKLEKTTIDVPELKPGEALVKIAGCGVCHTDVGYFYDGVPTVTKPPLTLGHEIAGTVVAGEASLIGKEVIVPAVMPCENCAICAAGHGNRCLKQAMPGNSLGIYGGFSDYIPVPAGDLCVVEDKKDFSLETLSVVADAITSPYQAAMKAGVKEGDVAIVIGGTGGIGVYMTQIVAALGAKEVIVIARNKEKLERALSFGATYTISTLDKDAKAISGDFRAYSKEKKLPNWGLKIFECTGTKAGQEIALGLLTFLSKLMIVGFGMVKTEYMLSRLMAFEADIMGTWGCLPQYYKPVLNMVLEGKIQVKPFVDIRPMSTILKAYEEAHSGKLVQRIVLTPDF